One window from the genome of Musa acuminata AAA Group cultivar baxijiao chromosome BXJ1-4, Cavendish_Baxijiao_AAA, whole genome shotgun sequence encodes:
- the LOC103980688 gene encoding tubulin beta-2 chain, with protein MREILHIQGGQCGNQIGAKFWEVVCAEHGIDATGHYGGDSELQLERVNVYYNEASCGRFVPRAVLMDLEPGTMDSVRSGSYGQIFRPDNFVFGQSGAGNNWAKGHYTEGAELIDAVLDVVRKEAENCDCLQGFQVCHSLGGGTGSGMGTLLISKIREEYPDRMMLTFSVFPSPKVSDTVVEPYNATLSVHQLVENADECMVLDNEALYDICFRTLKLTTPSFGDLNHLISATMSGVTCCLRFPGQLNSDLRKLAVNLIPFPRLHFFMVGFAPLTSRGSQQYRALTVPELTQQMWDAKNMMCAADPRHGRYLTASAMFRGKMSTKEVDEQMLNVQNKNSSYFVEWIPNNVKSTVCDIPPTGLKMASTFIGNSTSIQEMFRRVSEQFTAMFRRKAFLHWYTGEGMDEMEFTEAESNMNDLVSEYQQYQDATADDEVEYEDEEEGDYQEA; from the exons ATGCGCGAGATCCTTCACATACAGGGCGGCCAGTGCGGCAACCAGATCGGGGCCAAGTTCTGGGAGGTCGTGTGCGCGGAGCACGGGATCGACGCCACCGGCCACTACGGCGGCGACAGTGAGCTCCAGCTTGAGCGGGTGAATGTCTATTACAACGAAGCCAGCTGTGGCCGCTTCGTCCCCAGGGCGGTGCTCATGGATCTTGAGCCCGGCACAATGGATAGCGTCCGGTCGGGCTCCTACGGCCAGATCTTCCGCCCCGACAACTTCGTCTTCGGACAGTCCGGGGCCGGAAACAACTGGGCCAAGGGCCACTACACCGAGGGCGCCGAGCTCATCGACGCGGTCCTCGATGTTGTCAGGAAGGAGGCTGAGAACTGCGATTGCTTGCAGG GGTTTCAGGTTTGCCATTCACTGGGAGGTGGAACTGGTTCCGGCATGGGGACACTACTCATATCAAAGATAAGAGAAGAGTACCCAGATCGCATGATGCTAACCTTCTCAGTCTTCCCATCTCCTAAGGTTTCTGACACAGTTGTTGAACCCTACAATGCGACTCTCTCTGTTCACCAACTGGTTGAGAACGCTGATGAGTGCATGGTGTTGGATAACGAAGCTCTCTATGACATCTGCTTCCGAACACTCAAGCTCACTACCCCCAGCT TTGGTGACCTGAACCATCTCATTTCTGCCACCATGAGTGGAGTTACATGCTGCCTTCGCTTTCCCGGTCAGCTCAACTCCGACCTCCGAAAGCTTGCTGTCAACCTCATCCCTTTCCCTCGGCTTCATTTCTTCATGGTGGGGTTTGCGCCTCTTACTTCCCGTGGATCCCAGCAGTACCGCGCTCTCACTGTCCCCGAGCTTACCCAGCAGATGTGGGATGCCAAGAACATGATGTGTGCTGCTGACCCCCGCCATGGGCGTTATCTGACAGCATCAGCAATGTTCCGTGGTAAAATGAGCACCAAGGAGGTGGATGAGCAAATGCTCAATGTGCAAAACAAGAATTCCTCCTACTTCGTCGAGTGGATTCCGAACAATGTCAAATCCACAGTCTGTGACATCCCTCCCACTGGGTTGAAGATGGCATCTACATTCATCGGGAACTCGACCTCAATCCAGGAGATGTTCCGTCGTGTCAGCGAGCAGTTTACCGCTATGTTCCGAAGGAAGGCTTTCTTACATTGGTACACAGGAGAGGGGATGGATGAGATGGAGTTCACCGAGGCAGAAAGCAACATGAATGATCTGGTCTCAGAGTATCAACAGTACCAGGATGCAACAGCTGATGATGAGGTTGAATACGAAGATGAGGAGGAAGGCGACTATCAAGAGGCTTGA